One region of Eubacterium sp. 1001713B170207_170306_E7 genomic DNA includes:
- a CDS encoding fumarylacetoacetate hydrolase family protein codes for MYFVTYQYASFSEAGILTSDFKRVVPVTTIGKVLGVKLPEQMTDFIRQSDDALIASIEKAMSDNPNMGINLNSVKLLAPIPKPERNIFCLGKNYTEHVQEIKNIPGLGSVPESPIYFSKLSSSVTGPDSVILSHANATKQIDYEAELAVIIGREGSDIAKKDAEGYIFGYTVANDITARDLQKKHSQWYKGKSLDTFCPLGPAIVHKSALPLPLNLGIRCRVNGETRQESTTGHMIFDIPTIISDLSQGVTLYPGDIILTGTPAGVGLAQDPPVFLKHGDVVEAEIEKIGILRNHIQ; via the coding sequence ATGTATTTTGTCACCTATCAATACGCATCCTTCAGCGAAGCGGGTATTCTCACCTCGGATTTCAAACGCGTGGTGCCGGTTACCACCATCGGTAAGGTGCTCGGCGTCAAGCTGCCCGAGCAGATGACGGATTTTATCCGCCAGTCCGACGACGCCCTGATCGCTTCCATCGAGAAGGCCATGTCCGACAACCCCAATATGGGCATTAACCTGAACTCAGTCAAGCTGCTGGCCCCCATACCAAAGCCAGAACGCAACATTTTCTGCCTTGGCAAAAACTATACCGAGCATGTACAGGAAATCAAAAATATACCCGGCCTGGGCTCTGTGCCGGAAAGCCCCATTTATTTCTCGAAGCTCTCCTCATCTGTCACCGGTCCGGACTCCGTTATTCTGTCCCACGCCAACGCTACCAAGCAGATCGACTATGAGGCCGAGCTGGCCGTTATCATCGGCAGAGAGGGCTCTGATATCGCCAAAAAGGACGCTGAAGGCTATATCTTCGGCTACACGGTCGCCAATGACATCACGGCCCGCGACCTCCAGAAAAAGCATTCTCAGTGGTATAAGGGCAAATCGCTGGATACCTTCTGCCCTCTGGGACCGGCCATCGTTCACAAAAGCGCCCTGCCCCTGCCCCTGAACCTGGGCATCCGCTGCCGTGTCAACGGCGAGACCCGCCAGGAATCCACCACCGGCCATATGATCTTTGACATCCCCACCATCATCAGCGATCTGTCCCAGGGCGTTACACTGTATCCCGGCGACATCATCCTGACCGGCACCCCTGCCGGCGTTGGCCTGGCCCAGGATCCTCCCGTTTTCCTGAAGCACGGCGACGTGGTAGAAGCCGAGATCGAAAAGATCGGCATCCTCAGAAATCATATACAGTAG
- a CDS encoding cobalamin-dependent protein (Presence of a B(12) (cobalamin)-binding domain implies dependence on cobalamin itself, in one of its several forms, or in some unusual lineages, dependence on a cobalamin-like analog.), which translates to MADWKNLTQAVGDLEEDDVMEILNDFVATNPTEAEAEEAVAACQAGMAVVGDLFEEGEYFVGDLIFAGELLTEAINVLKPVLGSGDTAVAGTILIGTAHGDLHDIGKNIFRSMAEAAGFQVTDLGIDVAIDTFVEKAKEIKPDIIGISGVLTLAIDSMKETSDALKAAGVDSKLIIGGNPVTKEACEYVGADDFTTNAAEGVKICQAWVG; encoded by the coding sequence ATGGCAGATTGGAAAAATTTAACACAGGCAGTTGGAGATTTAGAAGAAGACGATGTAATGGAAATCTTAAATGATTTCGTAGCTACAAATCCTACCGAAGCAGAAGCTGAAGAAGCTGTTGCAGCTTGCCAGGCTGGTATGGCTGTTGTTGGTGATTTATTCGAAGAAGGCGAATATTTTGTTGGGGACTTAATTTTCGCAGGCGAATTATTAACCGAAGCAATCAACGTATTAAAACCAGTATTAGGCAGTGGCGACACAGCTGTTGCCGGCACTATCTTAATCGGTACCGCTCATGGCGATTTACATGATATCGGTAAAAACATTTTCAGAAGCATGGCTGAAGCAGCTGGCTTCCAGGTTACTGACTTAGGTATTGACGTAGCAATCGACACTTTCGTTGAAAAAGCTAAAGAAATCAAACCGGACATTATCGGTATCAGCGGCGTTTTAACCCTGGCTATCGACTCTATGAAAGAAACCTCAGACGCTCTGAAAGCAGCTGGCGTTGACTCTAAATTAATCATCGGTGGTAACCCTGTTACTAAAGAAGCCTGCGAATATGTTGGCGCTGACGACTTCACAACAAATGCAGCTGAAGGCGTTAAGATCTGCCAGGCATGGGTTGGCTGA
- a CDS encoding dihydroorotase, producing MKTLITNVEIIDATGRRPGKVLIDDDGKIKKVYKEKGQVKAAHDREIDGQGKVLMPGFIDMHCHLRDPGLTYKEDMETGMKAALKGGFTTLVAMANTKPIMDNAEALKSNMDKAEALGLCDLVQVCALTKDFSDADLVDFESTREYTNVYSNDGHNVDNEETMKQGLAASTEYDFILATHCEPETETVERDIALLRETPGHLHVCHISKKATLDAIVAAKAEGLDITCEVTPHHLYASAMEYKVHPPFRSYPDRRALIEGARDGSIDICGTDHAPHSDEDKLKGAPGINNFETAFAMYYTVFEGAGIPVERLSQMLSEAPAARMGLKAGLVKERYAGDLVLVDLDAEERVDPKTFISKSHNTPFGRELLKGKVLMTFKGGEIAYDHGSLI from the coding sequence ATGAAAACATTGATCACAAATGTTGAAATCATCGACGCCACTGGCCGCAGGCCGGGAAAGGTGCTCATTGATGATGATGGTAAGATCAAAAAGGTTTATAAGGAAAAGGGACAGGTCAAAGCCGCCCATGACCGTGAAATTGACGGACAGGGCAAGGTGCTGATGCCGGGCTTTATCGACATGCACTGCCATCTGCGGGATCCTGGGCTCACCTATAAGGAAGATATGGAAACCGGCATGAAAGCAGCCCTGAAGGGCGGCTTTACCACGCTGGTGGCCATGGCTAATACCAAGCCAATTATGGACAACGCCGAAGCCCTGAAATCCAATATGGACAAAGCGGAAGCTCTGGGCCTCTGCGATCTGGTACAGGTCTGTGCCCTGACAAAGGATTTCAGCGATGCGGACCTGGTAGACTTTGAGAGTACCCGGGAATACACAAACGTGTACTCCAACGATGGACACAATGTGGACAACGAAGAAACCATGAAGCAGGGACTGGCCGCCTCCACCGAATACGACTTTATTCTGGCTACGCACTGTGAGCCGGAAACCGAAACCGTAGAGCGGGACATTGCCCTGCTGCGTGAGACACCGGGGCACCTGCACGTGTGCCATATCAGCAAAAAGGCTACTCTGGACGCCATTGTGGCCGCCAAGGCAGAGGGCCTGGACATTACCTGTGAGGTCACCCCGCACCACCTGTACGCTTCCGCCATGGAGTACAAGGTACACCCTCCGTTCAGAAGCTACCCGGACCGCCGGGCTTTGATCGAAGGCGCAAGGGACGGCAGCATTGATATCTGCGGCACCGACCACGCGCCGCACAGCGATGAGGACAAGCTTAAGGGCGCGCCGGGGATCAACAACTTCGAGACCGCCTTTGCCATGTACTACACTGTCTTTGAGGGCGCGGGCATTCCTGTGGAACGCCTGAGCCAGATGCTGAGCGAGGCCCCGGCAGCCCGCATGGGCTTAAAGGCCGGACTGGTCAAGGAACGCTATGCCGGCGATTTGGTTTTAGTAGATCTGGACGCCGAGGAACGGGTAGACCCCAAAACCTTTATCTCAAAAAGCCACAACACCCCCTTTGGCAGAGAACTGCTCAAAGGCAAGGTGCTCATGACATTTAAAGGAGGAGAGATCGCATATGATCATGGATCGCTTATATAA
- a CDS encoding Hsp20/alpha crystallin family protein → MLLMPRDRFGFNLFDDMFNDPFFKKTESPALMKTDIQEKDGRYILDMDLPGFGRENIKADLENGYLTITASRNDSKEEKDEKGNLVHQERYTGQCSRSFYVGDNVKEEDIKAGYKDGILHLEFPKNETKQVEQKKYIAIE, encoded by the coding sequence ATGTTGTTGATGCCTAGAGATCGTTTCGGTTTTAATTTGTTTGATGATATGTTTAATGACCCGTTTTTTAAAAAGACAGAGTCCCCCGCTCTCATGAAAACGGATATTCAGGAAAAGGATGGCAGGTACATCCTGGACATGGATCTGCCGGGCTTTGGCAGGGAAAACATCAAAGCCGACCTTGAAAATGGCTACCTGACCATTACCGCTTCCAGAAATGACTCAAAGGAAGAAAAGGATGAAAAAGGCAATCTGGTTCATCAGGAACGCTACACCGGCCAGTGCTCAAGAAGCTTCTACGTTGGCGACAATGTAAAAGAAGAGGACATTAAAGCCGGCTATAAGGATGGTATTCTCCATCTGGAATTTCCGAAAAATGAGACCAAACAGGTTGAACAGAAAAAATACATTGCGATTGAATAA
- a CDS encoding dihydroorotate dehydrogenase, whose product MSKALETKFNDIIFKNPVLTASGTFGFGREFEEYYDLAALGGLCTKGLTLEPRPGNTGMRLWETPAGMINSIGLENPGVDAFIANEWPHLKGIDTVTVVNVGGKDEASYLEAIERINAINAQLVELNISCPNVKAGGMAYGIKAEMAADITRKVVAVSKAPVMVKLSPNVESIADIALACEEAGACGISLINTIQAMAVDYKKKKIVFDNTYAGLSGPAVKPIALRMTHQVCKAVDVPVMAMGGISTWEDALEFIMVGAACVQVGTMNFIDPKAPVRVIEGLEAYCQAEGLTNIDQVRGILL is encoded by the coding sequence ATGAGCAAAGCGTTAGAAACGAAGTTTAACGACATTATCTTTAAGAACCCGGTGCTCACCGCTTCCGGTACCTTTGGCTTTGGACGTGAGTTTGAGGAATACTACGACCTGGCAGCGCTGGGCGGCCTGTGCACCAAGGGCCTGACCCTTGAGCCGCGGCCGGGCAACACAGGCATGCGCCTGTGGGAAACCCCTGCGGGCATGATCAACAGTATCGGCCTTGAAAACCCGGGAGTGGACGCCTTTATCGCCAATGAGTGGCCCCACCTCAAGGGGATTGACACCGTGACCGTGGTCAATGTGGGCGGCAAGGACGAAGCCTCCTACCTGGAAGCCATAGAACGGATCAATGCCATCAACGCCCAGCTGGTTGAGCTGAACATTTCCTGCCCTAACGTCAAGGCCGGCGGCATGGCCTACGGCATCAAAGCGGAAATGGCAGCGGACATCACCCGCAAGGTAGTGGCAGTGTCCAAGGCTCCGGTCATGGTTAAGCTGTCGCCCAATGTGGAGAGCATTGCCGACATCGCTCTGGCCTGCGAAGAAGCCGGCGCCTGCGGGATTTCGCTCATCAATACCATCCAGGCCATGGCCGTGGACTACAAAAAGAAAAAGATTGTGTTCGACAATACCTACGCCGGCCTGTCCGGCCCGGCGGTCAAGCCCATTGCCCTGCGCATGACCCATCAGGTCTGTAAGGCTGTGGACGTGCCGGTCATGGCCATGGGCGGCATCAGCACCTGGGAGGACGCCCTTGAGTTTATCATGGTCGGCGCGGCCTGTGTGCAGGTGGGAACCATGAACTTCATCGACCCCAAAGCGCCAGTCCGGGTGATCGAGGGGTTAGAGGCCTACTGTCAGGCCGAGGGCCTTACCAACATCGATCAGGTGCGCGGTATTTTATTATAA
- a CDS encoding cobalamin-dependent protein (Presence of a B(12) (cobalamin)-binding domain implies dependence on cobalamin itself, in one of its several forms, or in some unusual lineages, dependence on a cobalamin-like analog.) — MKESIVRSVEGLYEQRTLELVKIAVRKGFTPLQILDWLRIGMERVGDHYEKCDYFIADLIFAGIIFQEVMDLDELKALYAMPAVPRMGKIVVASVYGDCHDIGKNIFASFATTAGFEVIDIGIDVPSTTILEKVQEYQADIIGLSGMQQETTIEMKKITDGLEDLGIREQIRVMIGGACVDDGVTHLSVGADYGTKDVTKAVEICKQWIQEKK, encoded by the coding sequence ATGAAAGAGAGTATTGTAAGATCAGTAGAGGGGTTGTATGAGCAGCGGACGCTGGAGCTGGTAAAGATCGCCGTGCGTAAAGGCTTTACACCGCTTCAGATTCTGGACTGGCTGCGTATCGGCATGGAACGGGTCGGAGACCATTATGAAAAATGTGATTATTTCATTGCCGATCTTATTTTTGCCGGTATTATCTTTCAGGAAGTCATGGATCTTGATGAGCTGAAAGCGCTGTACGCCATGCCGGCAGTGCCCAGAATGGGTAAAATTGTCGTCGCTTCTGTTTATGGAGACTGCCACGACATCGGAAAAAATATTTTTGCCTCCTTTGCAACCACAGCAGGCTTTGAAGTCATCGACATCGGCATTGACGTTCCTTCCACGACCATTCTTGAAAAAGTACAGGAATATCAGGCTGATATCATCGGTCTCAGCGGAATGCAGCAGGAAACAACCATCGAAATGAAAAAAATCACCGACGGACTTGAAGACCTTGGCATAAGGGAGCAGATACGTGTGATGATCGGCGGCGCATGTGTGGATGACGGCGTAACCCATCTCAGCGTAGGCGCAGATTACGGCACAAAGGACGTAACCAAAGCGGTGGAAATATGCAAACAATGGATACAGGAGAAAAAGTAA
- a CDS encoding dihydroorotate dehydrogenase electron transfer subunit: MALILNNQFVAEGIYKMDVAYDGEVGAGQFFMLRAWDKDPLLSRPVSVHNYENGVLTFLYQIVGKGTQLLSKLEKDGTVELQGPYGKGFPDVDADLAVVGGGIGIAPLYYVCRDFKEKHPDRNLRVYLGYRDTAYCVEEFDAVADEVIVDIGGIITHRVEARPGEVFFTCGPEIMMKSLCDIVPAENPVYVSLEAHMACGIGACLGCTCKTSEGNKKVCKDGPVFTREVAAL, translated from the coding sequence ATGGCTTTAATCTTAAACAACCAGTTTGTGGCTGAGGGCATCTACAAAATGGATGTGGCCTACGACGGCGAAGTGGGCGCAGGACAGTTCTTTATGCTGCGCGCCTGGGACAAGGATCCGCTGCTGTCGCGCCCGGTCTCAGTGCACAATTACGAAAACGGTGTGCTCACCTTCCTGTATCAGATAGTGGGCAAGGGCACACAGCTTTTATCAAAGCTGGAAAAGGACGGCACCGTGGAATTGCAGGGCCCATACGGCAAAGGCTTCCCGGATGTGGACGCCGACCTGGCCGTGGTGGGCGGCGGTATCGGCATCGCCCCTCTGTACTATGTGTGCCGGGATTTTAAGGAAAAACACCCGGACCGCAACCTGCGTGTTTACCTGGGCTACCGCGACACCGCCTACTGCGTAGAAGAATTTGACGCGGTGGCAGACGAGGTGATCGTGGACATTGGCGGCATCATTACCCACAGGGTGGAAGCCCGGCCCGGTGAGGTGTTCTTTACCTGCGGGCCTGAGATCATGATGAAAAGTCTGTGCGACATTGTTCCGGCCGAAAATCCGGTTTATGTGTCCCTGGAGGCCCATATGGCCTGCGGTATCGGCGCCTGTCTGGGCTGTACCTGCAAAACCAGCGAGGGCAACAAGAAGGTCTGTAAAGATGGCCCGGTATTTACCAGAGAGGTGGCAGCCTTATGA
- the pyrF gene encoding orotidine-5'-phosphate decarboxylase — MDRLYNEALKSPVCVGLDTKIDFLPQYLKDKDWSAGEKITEFNKKIVDATADIAACYKMQIACYEALGLDGMKAYSETVSYVRKNGKIAIGDAKRGDITSTATQYAKGHFEGDFEVDILTVNAYMGEDAVSPYFPYIKNNEKGLFVLLHTSNPSSRDFQELKLEENGQKLYEAVGDKITQWGKPFIGESGYSAVGAVVGLTFPEEFEALQNQCPSTFFLVPGYGAQGGTGKDIANIFKKSRCAVINSSRGLITAHQKAETPCETEGFEALIREKTLAMKEDILQWL, encoded by the coding sequence ATGGATCGCTTATATAACGAAGCATTGAAAAGCCCTGTCTGCGTGGGCCTGGATACCAAAATTGACTTTCTGCCCCAGTACCTGAAGGACAAGGACTGGTCAGCCGGTGAAAAGATCACCGAGTTCAACAAAAAGATTGTGGACGCCACCGCAGATATTGCGGCCTGCTACAAAATGCAGATTGCCTGCTACGAGGCTCTGGGCCTGGACGGCATGAAGGCTTACTCGGAAACCGTCAGCTATGTGCGCAAAAACGGTAAAATCGCCATTGGAGACGCGAAAAGAGGCGACATCACCTCCACAGCCACCCAGTACGCCAAGGGCCATTTTGAGGGCGATTTTGAGGTGGATATCCTGACCGTCAATGCCTACATGGGCGAGGATGCCGTGTCCCCTTATTTCCCATATATCAAAAACAATGAAAAGGGCCTCTTTGTCCTGCTGCACACCTCCAACCCATCCTCACGGGATTTTCAGGAGCTGAAGCTGGAAGAAAACGGCCAGAAGCTTTATGAGGCCGTGGGCGACAAGATTACCCAATGGGGTAAGCCCTTTATCGGCGAGAGCGGCTATTCGGCAGTGGGCGCAGTGGTGGGCCTCACCTTCCCCGAAGAATTTGAAGCTTTGCAGAACCAGTGCCCGTCCACCTTTTTCCTGGTGCCGGGCTACGGCGCCCAGGGCGGCACCGGCAAGGATATTGCCAACATCTTTAAGAAATCCCGCTGTGCGGTCATCAATTCCTCCAGAGGCCTGATCACCGCCCATCAGAAGGCTGAAACACCCTGCGAAACCGAAGGCTTTGAAGCCCTGATCCGGGAAAAGACACTGGCCATGAAGGAGGATATTCTGCAATGGCTTTAA
- a CDS encoding aspartate carbamoyltransferase regulatory subunit, producing the protein MINVSKLKKGIIIDHIESGHGFEIYKELHLNEIDDVVVLMKNVPSKKMGKKDLIKIETDLELDMNVLGLIDPNVTINFVNNGELVSKVQLTLPTRVTGIMKCKNPRCITQYEDVGDIDFYLVDAEKKLYRCEYCDSYTTFIEK; encoded by the coding sequence ATGATTAATGTATCAAAACTGAAAAAAGGAATTATCATCGACCATATTGAATCCGGCCACGGCTTTGAGATTTACAAGGAGCTGCACCTCAACGAAATCGACGATGTGGTCGTGCTCATGAAAAATGTTCCCAGCAAGAAAATGGGCAAAAAAGACCTGATCAAAATCGAGACCGATCTGGAGCTGGACATGAACGTGCTGGGCCTCATCGACCCCAATGTCACCATCAACTTTGTCAATAACGGCGAGCTTGTGAGCAAGGTGCAGCTGACCCTGCCCACCCGGGTCACGGGTATCATGAAGTGCAAAAACCCGCGCTGCATCACCCAGTATGAGGATGTGGGCGATATTGACTTCTATCTGGTAGACGCCGAAAAGAAATTATACCGCTGCGAATACTGCGACTCATACACAACGTTTATTGAGAAGTGA
- the pyrB gene encoding aspartate carbamoyltransferase encodes MLKGRHLIEPGDFTIEELESIFGLADNIIANQDDYIDVCKGKLLASLFYEPSTRTRFSFESAMLRLGGKVIGFDNPANSSVSKGESIADTIRTVGCYADIAVIRHPREGTAKLVSKAACDMPIINAGDGGHEHPTQTLTDLLTIRHEMGSCDGHVVGLCGDLLFGRTIHSLVKTLNRYKGSKFVFISPKELKMPEYFLSMLEPGSYIETDSLDDVIGDLDILYMSRVQRERFVSEEEYLRLKDYYILDRKKMKKAKEDMIVMHPLPRVNEISVEVDDDPRAVYFKQAKYGMYVRMALISKLLGVDIND; translated from the coding sequence ATGCTAAAAGGAAGACATTTAATAGAACCCGGTGACTTTACCATAGAAGAATTAGAATCCATTTTTGGGCTGGCTGATAATATTATTGCAAATCAGGACGATTATATTGACGTTTGCAAGGGAAAATTATTAGCCAGCCTTTTTTACGAACCATCCACCCGTACACGGTTCAGCTTTGAGTCGGCCATGCTGCGCTTAGGCGGCAAGGTTATTGGCTTTGACAACCCTGCGAACTCGTCCGTATCCAAGGGCGAAAGCATTGCCGATACCATCCGCACCGTCGGCTGCTACGCCGATATTGCGGTGATCCGTCACCCGAGAGAGGGGACCGCCAAGCTGGTATCCAAGGCGGCCTGCGATATGCCCATTATCAACGCCGGAGACGGCGGGCACGAGCACCCCACCCAGACCCTGACCGACCTCCTGACCATCCGGCATGAAATGGGCAGCTGTGACGGGCACGTGGTAGGGCTCTGCGGCGACCTGCTCTTCGGCCGTACCATCCACTCCCTGGTCAAAACCCTGAACCGCTACAAGGGCAGCAAATTTGTGTTTATCTCACCCAAGGAACTGAAAATGCCAGAATATTTCCTGAGCATGCTGGAACCCGGCTCCTATATTGAAACAGACAGCCTGGACGATGTCATCGGCGATCTGGATATTCTTTACATGTCCCGTGTGCAGCGTGAACGCTTCGTAAGTGAAGAAGAATACCTGCGCTTGAAGGACTACTACATTTTGGACAGGAAAAAAATGAAAAAGGCCAAAGAAGATATGATTGTCATGCACCCGCTGCCGCGTGTCAATGAAATTTCCGTGGAGGTGGATGACGATCCGCGCGCCGTGTATTTTAAACAGGCAAAATACGGCATGTATGTGCGCATGGCCCTGATTTCAAAATTACTGGGGGTAGACATCAATGATTAA
- a CDS encoding GntR family transcriptional regulator, with protein sequence MPNKQRRSNLIYEYFILRFWFQYYKYGDTLPSIDSLCREFSVSSLTVKEAFSRMRAEGYISTQQRRSTVVTFKKTDAELKAYAADYFSKRKTTFPDLYQSTEMIFIPLLIEGFLRMDEKDFDCVYRWAERSGPDDLTRIYCFVLQKMDNPLIMNLFWETSLYLGLPYLSEKDSAGPCSTDMMRKRIETVIRCGQMKNPRRILEAHLTFQKDVSKKLTQYMGRQTATAAQQETVPFTWRIYRDRPQICHTLAVHILHEIYSGQYRNADFLPSYTQLAKQYGVSVSTIRRTVSLLSQIGAVRTINGKGIRIFSLNERSGKPDFSQSAIRRNMALFIQSYEIITYTCRAIVRTVLPLLSDSQLEALLLQLETNLSTGNSVHSPGSILTRIIEHAPLQGIKEIYGKLYGLLFWGYPVSRYERSARLDLQMSAFTKASVDALRAKDFDQCARLLSGLLSREFKEAEAYLLKNGFQPDETRLSPSVRLLSTEPE encoded by the coding sequence TTGCCAAATAAACAGAGACGGTCTAATTTAATCTACGAGTATTTTATTCTGCGCTTTTGGTTTCAATATTATAAATATGGCGATACACTTCCCTCCATCGACAGCCTGTGCCGCGAGTTCAGCGTGTCCTCCCTCACCGTGAAGGAAGCCTTCAGCCGTATGCGGGCCGAGGGCTACATTTCCACACAGCAGCGCCGCAGCACTGTCGTGACCTTTAAAAAAACGGACGCCGAGCTCAAGGCCTACGCGGCCGATTATTTTTCAAAACGGAAAACGACCTTTCCGGATTTGTATCAGTCCACGGAGATGATTTTTATCCCGCTTCTCATCGAGGGCTTTCTCCGGATGGACGAAAAGGATTTTGACTGCGTCTACCGCTGGGCAGAAAGGTCCGGCCCCGATGACCTGACCAGGATTTACTGCTTCGTTCTGCAAAAAATGGATAATCCCCTGATCATGAACCTGTTCTGGGAAACCTCGCTGTACCTGGGCCTGCCCTATCTCAGCGAAAAAGACAGCGCCGGCCCCTGCAGCACAGATATGATGCGTAAGCGGATAGAAACGGTTATCCGCTGCGGACAGATGAAAAACCCGCGCCGGATTCTTGAGGCGCATCTGACTTTTCAGAAGGATGTATCCAAAAAACTGACCCAGTACATGGGCCGGCAGACAGCTACCGCAGCCCAACAGGAGACCGTACCCTTCACATGGCGGATCTACCGTGACCGGCCCCAGATCTGCCACACGCTGGCGGTGCATATCCTGCACGAAATTTATTCAGGACAATACCGCAACGCGGATTTCCTGCCCTCCTATACCCAGCTGGCAAAGCAGTACGGGGTGTCGGTCAGCACCATACGGCGGACCGTCAGCCTCCTGAGCCAGATCGGCGCGGTGCGCACCATCAACGGCAAGGGCATCCGTATTTTTTCCCTGAACGAGCGCAGCGGTAAGCCTGATTTCAGCCAATCTGCCATCCGCCGGAACATGGCTCTCTTTATCCAGTCTTATGAGATCATCACCTATACCTGCAGAGCGATTGTCCGGACCGTTCTGCCGCTGCTCAGCGACAGCCAGCTGGAGGCGCTTCTGCTCCAGCTGGAGACGAACCTGTCCACTGGCAACAGTGTTCACTCGCCGGGGTCCATCCTGACCCGCATCATTGAGCACGCTCCTCTTCAGGGCATAAAGGAAATTTACGGCAAGCTGTACGGCCTGCTCTTCTGGGGCTACCCGGTGAGCCGCTACGAACGCTCCGCCCGCCTCGACCTGCAGATGTCCGCCTTCACCAAAGCTTCTGTGGACGCCCTCAGGGCAAAGGATTTTGACCAGTGTGCCAGGCTGCTCAGCGGCCTGTTATCCCGAGAATTTAAAGAAGCAGAGGCCTATCTGCTCAAAAACGGCTTTCAGCCCGATGAGACCCGTCTGTCGCCGTCAGTCCGCCTGTTAAGCACAGAGCCTGAATAA